A window of Parasynechococcus marenigrum WH 8102 contains these coding sequences:
- a CDS encoding chloride channel protein, producing MTQLRLSSLALLTGAISGAGVALFMALIGLITRQLWGDPVVKGLDGQIPLVWSIAICGGIGLVLSQLHRAGDHTLLPELPETIADLRDPDHAPPRDNGRAILGAALAQIGGGSIGPEALMTRLAALLSQRIWRDRDHELKFAAAAGSLGLFGFPLLGGAVVQTHQRRDLIARWIPGALGGLAGFAAFHGIDQASGGSLQRMAYSWPSNLGEDLGTLSSGALAGVVGWGLGWLLLHWRNWLERRQLLAHWRWWPALTGLLLGITMHWLPLVPFAGEEQLRPLLEGAGGTGSFLFIISALVKLVLMGLCLETGWRGGIFFPLFLIACAVGVGLHDLWPGLGSLGSWCGGITGAIYLTVLRSPLVALILGLGLLQGHGATGVVVGVAVAWLITHRSPSGDGPPPAQ from the coding sequence GTGACTCAGCTTCGTCTCAGCTCGCTGGCTTTGCTCACTGGAGCCATCAGTGGAGCAGGGGTCGCTCTGTTCATGGCACTGATCGGATTGATAACCCGACAGCTCTGGGGGGATCCGGTTGTGAAAGGACTGGATGGGCAGATTCCGTTAGTTTGGTCGATCGCGATCTGCGGAGGCATCGGCCTGGTGCTCAGCCAGCTCCATCGCGCCGGTGACCACACACTGCTGCCGGAACTGCCGGAGACGATCGCCGATCTACGGGATCCAGACCATGCTCCGCCACGGGACAACGGCCGAGCCATCCTCGGAGCAGCTCTGGCCCAGATCGGTGGCGGCAGCATCGGCCCGGAAGCTCTGATGACTCGTTTGGCTGCCCTGCTCAGTCAACGGATCTGGCGGGACCGAGACCATGAGCTGAAATTCGCCGCCGCCGCTGGCAGTCTCGGCCTGTTCGGCTTTCCACTTCTAGGGGGAGCCGTCGTTCAGACCCATCAGCGCCGAGATCTGATCGCTCGCTGGATCCCTGGCGCCCTGGGGGGCTTGGCCGGGTTCGCCGCCTTCCATGGCATCGACCAGGCCAGTGGCGGCAGCCTGCAACGCATGGCCTACAGCTGGCCCAGCAACCTCGGGGAAGATCTGGGCACCCTCAGCTCAGGGGCCCTGGCAGGCGTGGTGGGGTGGGGCCTGGGCTGGCTGCTGCTGCACTGGCGAAACTGGCTTGAGCGACGGCAGCTTCTGGCCCACTGGCGCTGGTGGCCAGCGCTGACCGGTCTGTTGCTGGGCATCACGATGCACTGGCTGCCGCTGGTGCCCTTCGCCGGAGAGGAGCAACTGCGTCCCCTGCTGGAGGGTGCAGGCGGCACAGGTTCCTTTCTTTTCATCATTTCGGCGCTCGTCAAACTGGTGCTGATGGGCCTCTGCCTGGAGACCGGCTGGCGTGGCGGCATCTTCTTTCCGCTGTTCCTGATCGCCTGCGCTGTGGGTGTGGGTCTGCACGACCTCTGGCCAGGCCTGGGCAGCCTGGGGAGTTGGTGCGGCGGCATCACCGGCGCGATCTATCTCACGGTGCTGCGCTCACCCCTCGTCGCCCTGATCCTGGGGCTGGGTTTGCTGCAAGGCCATGGCGCCACAGGCGTTGTGGTGGGTGTGGCCGTGGCCTGGCTGATCACCCACCGCTCGCCATCAGGTGATGGCCCTCCACCTGCCCAGTAA
- the cbbX gene encoding CbbX protein, which yields MPSSVDLAANYAESGVAEVLDQLDRELIGLTPVKTRIREIAALLLVDQARQQLELASTAPSLHMSFTGNPGTGKTTVAQRMSQILHRLGYLRKGHVVTATRDDLVGQYVGHTAPKTKEMLKRAQGGVLFIDEAYYLYKPDNERDYGAEAIEILLQEMENRRTEVVVIFAGYKDRMDSFYSSNPGLSSRVAHHLDFPDYSNADLMAIAGLLLNAQQYRFSAEAEQAFAEYITLRRQLPFFANARSIRNAIDRARLRQANRLFARMAEALTKDDLITIEAPDILASRVFTGQVEGHHLMASGG from the coding sequence ATGCCCTCCTCGGTTGATCTGGCGGCCAACTACGCCGAATCCGGCGTGGCTGAGGTGCTGGACCAACTCGACCGTGAGCTGATCGGCCTTACCCCGGTAAAGACGAGGATCCGTGAGATTGCAGCACTGTTGTTGGTGGATCAGGCGCGGCAGCAACTGGAACTGGCCAGCACAGCGCCAAGCCTCCACATGTCGTTCACCGGCAATCCGGGGACGGGAAAAACCACCGTGGCGCAAAGGATGTCGCAGATCCTGCATCGCCTCGGTTACCTCCGCAAAGGCCATGTAGTGACGGCCACTCGGGATGATCTGGTGGGGCAGTACGTGGGTCACACGGCGCCCAAGACCAAAGAGATGCTCAAGCGGGCCCAGGGCGGTGTGCTGTTCATTGATGAGGCCTACTACCTCTACAAGCCTGACAACGAACGCGATTACGGGGCTGAGGCGATTGAGATCCTGCTGCAGGAGATGGAAAACCGCCGCACGGAGGTGGTGGTGATTTTCGCGGGATATAAGGATCGGATGGACAGCTTCTACAGCTCCAATCCCGGGCTGTCCTCCCGGGTGGCCCATCACCTGGATTTTCCGGACTACAGCAATGCGGACTTGATGGCGATTGCCGGCTTGCTGTTGAACGCGCAGCAGTACCGCTTCAGTGCGGAAGCTGAGCAGGCGTTTGCGGAGTACATCACGCTGCGACGTCAGTTGCCGTTTTTTGCCAATGCCCGCTCCATCCGCAATGCCATCGACCGGGCCAGGCTGCGCCAGGCCAATCGACTGTTTGCTCGCATGGCGGAAGCACTCACCAAGGACGATCTGATCACCATTGAGGCTCCGGACATCCTGGCGAGTCGTGTGTTTACTGGGCAGGTGGAGGGCCATCACCTGATGGCGAGCGGTGGGTGA
- a CDS encoding 4a-hydroxytetrahydrobiopterin dehydratase, with translation MDQWQERKRPVCLERRFEFDGYSSTRDFLDKLGEHSESTQRFPDISFGSTYVNITIRPEDDNPDAQLNEADRAFAAQIDALLG, from the coding sequence ATGGATCAGTGGCAGGAACGCAAGCGTCCGGTCTGCCTGGAGCGTCGTTTCGAGTTCGACGGCTACAGCTCCACCCGGGATTTCCTCGACAAGTTGGGCGAGCACAGCGAATCCACCCAGCGCTTTCCGGACATCAGCTTCGGGAGCACCTACGTGAACATCACGATCCGCCCGGAGGATGACAATCCCGATGCCCAGTTGAACGAAGCCGATCGCGCCTTTGCCGCTCAGATCGATGCCCTCCTCGGTTGA
- a CDS encoding CO2 hydration protein, translating to MTTTLKPTAVAPPQLPDQEELIRRLLSDTPLLKDTPDHLLQVVNVLESYGIVLDAYSKNLVDQGEKQLLNPFPVFRFFHEGFNLKRLWQHLLGDRINFEYAEYCQKAMFWHGTGGLDAYLDTPEFAEACQRIIQRKAARDPLLALTHRLYPGFAPESIRSLTTIYCLGLFWRVMSDIFVDLARRYAIKEVTCVNDVVHHIRDGLVAAAGNPITYQVTLGGEDIWVLPPEAGLTFLVDVAVPYVEAVFFRGMPFLGTVSYNAQARQISPDISDFKYGALYADPIPSMGAGIPPSLCMQDMFRHLPEELSRWYDENGRGQTDVHVQICVSFQKSMFCVTNAAISGTMPHPLDTDDSEQQAANRAYAEAWSGRLMGCQLVALL from the coding sequence ATGACCACCACCTTGAAGCCCACGGCAGTGGCTCCACCCCAGTTGCCGGATCAGGAGGAGCTGATCCGGCGCCTGCTCAGCGATACGCCATTGCTCAAGGACACACCGGACCATCTGCTGCAGGTGGTGAATGTGCTCGAGAGTTACGGCATCGTGCTCGATGCCTACAGCAAAAACCTGGTGGATCAGGGTGAGAAGCAGCTGCTGAATCCCTTCCCCGTGTTCCGGTTCTTTCATGAGGGCTTCAACCTGAAGCGCCTTTGGCAGCACCTGCTGGGGGACAGGATCAACTTCGAGTACGCCGAGTACTGCCAGAAGGCGATGTTCTGGCACGGCACCGGTGGCCTGGATGCCTACCTCGACACCCCGGAGTTTGCTGAGGCCTGCCAACGGATCATCCAACGCAAAGCGGCACGGGATCCATTGCTGGCGCTCACCCATCGGCTTTATCCCGGCTTTGCCCCGGAATCGATCCGTTCACTCACCACGATCTATTGCCTTGGTCTGTTTTGGCGGGTGATGAGCGACATTTTTGTCGACCTGGCCCGTCGCTATGCGATCAAGGAGGTCACCTGCGTTAACGATGTTGTGCATCACATCCGCGATGGCCTGGTGGCAGCGGCCGGCAACCCCATCACCTATCAAGTGACGCTGGGTGGTGAAGACATCTGGGTGCTGCCTCCAGAGGCTGGTCTCACCTTTCTGGTGGATGTGGCCGTGCCTTACGTGGAAGCTGTGTTCTTCCGCGGCATGCCGTTCCTGGGCACGGTTTCCTACAACGCCCAGGCCCGTCAGATCTCGCCGGACATCAGTGACTTCAAGTACGGGGCGCTGTACGCCGATCCGATTCCCAGCATGGGGGCCGGTATCCCGCCGAGCCTGTGCATGCAGGACATGTTCCGCCATCTGCCGGAGGAGCTCAGCCGCTGGTACGACGAAAACGGTCGGGGCCAGACGGATGTGCACGTTCAGATCTGCGTCAGCTTCCAGAAGTCGATGTTCTGCGTCACCAATGCCGCCATCTCCGGCACCATGCCCCATCCATTGGATACCGATGATTCGGAACAGCAGGCAGCCAATCGGGCCTACGCCGAGGCCTGGTCCGGTCGCTTGATGGGCTGCCAGCTGGTGGCGCTCCTCTAG
- a CDS encoding NADH-quinone oxidoreductase subunit M, which yields MLLSLLLLIPLLGALVLILWPGAPTSARLREVTIVLLAVQCVASFALLLPFDPADAGLQLVEQARWVHAIGLDYALAVDGLSLPLVLMNGVLCLVAAIASRSIDNRPRIYFALLLVISGAVNGAFLAQNLLLFFLFYELELIPLWLLIAVWGGANRAYAATKFLIVTAVSGVMILAAFLGLAFVSGTMDFSLQPIMAGELGMTAQLVLMGALLIGFGIKIPLFPFHTWLPDAHTEASTPVSVLLAGVLLKLGTYGLLRFCLGLFPEAWQLASPWLAAWAAISVLYGSLAAIAQTDMKRMVAYSSVGHMGYVLLAAAAATPLGLMGALFQMISHGLISGVLFLLVGVVYARTGTRDLNVLRGLLNPQRGLPLTGSLMIIGVMASAGIPGMAGFISEFLIFRGSLQPFPIATLLSMVGSGLTAVYFLLLVNRAFFGRLAIAPGEVVNPRILDRVALREQVPAIVLSLGVLVLGLAPELLSNLSEAATTGLSQISGGLS from the coding sequence ATGCTGCTTTCCCTGCTGCTGTTGATTCCCCTGCTGGGGGCTCTGGTCCTGATCCTCTGGCCTGGGGCACCCACCAGTGCTCGGCTGCGTGAGGTCACGATCGTGCTGCTGGCTGTTCAGTGCGTGGCCAGCTTTGCGCTGTTGCTGCCGTTCGATCCTGCAGACGCTGGTTTGCAGCTGGTCGAGCAGGCCCGCTGGGTCCATGCCATCGGCCTGGATTACGCCCTGGCGGTGGATGGTTTGTCCCTGCCGCTGGTGTTGATGAATGGGGTGCTCTGCCTGGTCGCCGCCATTGCGTCGCGATCGATCGACAACCGGCCTCGGATCTATTTCGCCTTGCTGCTGGTGATCAGCGGCGCTGTGAACGGTGCCTTCCTGGCTCAGAACCTGCTGCTGTTTTTCCTGTTCTACGAGCTGGAACTGATTCCCCTGTGGCTGTTGATTGCCGTGTGGGGTGGTGCCAACCGGGCCTATGCCGCCACCAAATTTCTGATCGTCACGGCGGTGTCCGGTGTGATGATTCTGGCAGCCTTCCTCGGACTGGCCTTCGTCAGCGGCACGATGGATTTCAGCTTGCAGCCGATCATGGCCGGTGAGCTGGGGATGACGGCTCAGTTGGTGTTAATGGGCGCCCTGCTGATCGGCTTCGGCATCAAAATCCCCCTGTTTCCGTTTCACACCTGGTTGCCGGATGCCCACACCGAGGCCTCCACACCGGTGTCGGTGCTGCTGGCCGGGGTGTTGCTCAAGCTGGGTACCTACGGCTTGCTGCGGTTCTGCCTTGGTCTGTTCCCCGAGGCCTGGCAACTGGCCTCCCCCTGGTTGGCGGCCTGGGCGGCGATTTCGGTGCTTTACGGCTCTTTGGCCGCGATCGCTCAAACCGACATGAAACGGATGGTGGCCTACAGCTCCGTTGGTCACATGGGCTACGTGCTGCTGGCGGCGGCCGCTGCCACGCCGCTTGGGTTGATGGGTGCCCTGTTCCAGATGATCAGCCATGGGCTGATCTCCGGGGTGCTCTTCCTGCTGGTGGGCGTGGTCTACGCCCGAACCGGCACCCGAGATCTCAATGTTCTTCGCGGTCTGCTCAACCCTCAGCGGGGCCTGCCGCTGACCGGTTCTCTGATGATCATCGGTGTGATGGCCAGTGCAGGGATTCCAGGCATGGCTGGCTTCATCTCTGAATTTCTGATCTTCCGAGGCAGCCTGCAGCCGTTCCCCATCGCCACGTTGCTGTCGATGGTGGGCTCCGGCCTCACGGCGGTGTATTTCCTCCTGCTGGTGAACCGGGCATTCTTCGGGCGACTTGCGATCGCCCCCGGCGAGGTGGTGAATCCCCGTATTCTCGACCGGGTTGCCTTGCGGGAACAAGTGCCGGCCATTGTCCTCAGCCTTGGTGTTCTGGTTCTTGGCCTGGCACCGGAACTGCTGTCAAACCTCAGTGAAGCAGCCACCACGGGCCTGAGTCAGATCAGCGGAGGACTCTCATGA
- a CDS encoding NAD(P)H-quinone oxidoreductase subunit F: MTQELSLPIQTAWLIPLYGFAGMLVSLPWALGLFRRDAHRPAAYLNILLTLLAFGHGSLILQQVFQSGPVDLAFPWLTVADLELDISFSLSLTNLVALELITGLSLFSQVYSLGYMDKEWALARFFALLGFFEGAMSGVVLSDSLFQSYFLLEMLTLSTYLLVGFWYAQPLVVTAARDAFLTKRVGDVLLLMGVVALCSYSGAMGFNDLYAWAAQDALSPLAATLLGLGLIAGPTGKCAQFPMHLWLDEAMEGPNPASILRNSVVVTCGAIVLLKVMPILQLSPIAEGVLLVIGSISAIGGSLVAIAQVDIKRTQSYTTTAHMGLVFIAIALQIPVLALLLLFSHAVSKALLSMSIGGVIASTNCQDITELGGLGSRMPATTTAFVVGGAGLVGFLPLGGFLALAQSIELLSVRSIPFMGVFLLTNALTALGLVRVFRHVFLGNPLIKSRRSAEVNWQMALPMVALSVVVLLTPLLLVRLESLDGLLAFPLWAAGLVVGSGLIGLVAGALLPLSKAWSRSLNPWLRWFQDLLAYDFYTENFYRLTIVNVVARVSRLAFWFDRTVVDGVLNGVARLSLQSAEGLKLSVSGQSQSYVLTVLVAIVLFLTSVSWFLT, encoded by the coding sequence TTGACTCAGGAGCTCTCGCTTCCTATCCAGACCGCCTGGCTGATTCCTCTCTATGGATTCGCCGGTATGCTGGTGTCTCTACCTTGGGCATTAGGCCTGTTTCGTCGTGACGCCCATCGTCCGGCGGCCTATCTCAATATTCTTCTGACCCTGCTGGCTTTCGGCCACGGCAGCCTCATTCTTCAGCAGGTGTTCCAGTCAGGCCCGGTGGACCTGGCTTTCCCCTGGCTCACCGTTGCAGATCTGGAGCTGGACATCAGCTTCAGCCTTTCGCTCACCAACCTGGTAGCCCTGGAGCTGATCACCGGTTTGAGCCTGTTCTCCCAGGTTTATTCCCTCGGCTATATGGACAAGGAGTGGGCGCTGGCCCGTTTCTTTGCCCTGCTTGGCTTCTTTGAGGGGGCGATGAGCGGCGTGGTGCTGAGCGATTCGTTGTTCCAGAGCTATTTCCTGCTGGAGATGCTTACCCTCTCCACCTATTTACTGGTGGGTTTCTGGTACGCCCAGCCGCTGGTGGTGACGGCCGCGCGGGATGCCTTTCTCACCAAGCGTGTTGGCGATGTGCTCCTGCTGATGGGTGTGGTGGCCCTCTGCAGTTATTCCGGTGCCATGGGGTTCAACGACCTCTACGCCTGGGCCGCGCAGGATGCTCTTTCCCCCTTGGCGGCAACGTTGCTGGGGCTTGGGCTGATTGCCGGCCCCACAGGCAAGTGCGCCCAGTTCCCGATGCACCTGTGGCTGGATGAAGCGATGGAGGGGCCCAACCCAGCTTCCATCCTGCGCAATTCCGTGGTGGTCACCTGCGGGGCGATCGTCCTGCTCAAGGTGATGCCAATCCTGCAGCTCTCCCCCATTGCCGAAGGGGTGCTGCTGGTGATCGGCAGCATCAGCGCCATCGGCGGCTCGTTGGTGGCCATCGCTCAGGTGGACATCAAGCGCACCCAGTCGTACACAACAACGGCCCATATGGGCCTGGTGTTCATTGCCATCGCGCTGCAGATTCCTGTTCTGGCTCTGCTGCTGTTGTTCTCCCACGCCGTATCGAAGGCGTTGCTGTCGATGAGCATCGGTGGCGTGATTGCGTCGACCAATTGCCAGGACATCACCGAGCTGGGTGGCCTGGGAAGTCGGATGCCGGCGACCACGACAGCTTTTGTTGTTGGTGGTGCCGGGTTGGTGGGTTTCCTGCCCTTGGGTGGATTCCTGGCCCTGGCCCAGTCGATTGAGCTTCTCAGCGTGCGTTCGATCCCTTTCATGGGTGTTTTCCTGCTCACCAATGCCCTCACGGCTCTTGGTTTGGTGCGGGTGTTCCGTCACGTGTTCCTCGGCAACCCCCTTATCAAGTCGCGCCGTTCAGCTGAAGTGAACTGGCAGATGGCCTTGCCGATGGTGGCCCTGTCGGTGGTGGTGTTGCTCACCCCTCTGCTGCTGGTGCGGCTGGAATCCCTCGACGGGCTTCTCGCGTTCCCGCTCTGGGCAGCGGGCCTGGTGGTGGGCAGCGGACTGATCGGGCTTGTAGCAGGTGCTCTGTTGCCGTTGAGCAAGGCCTGGTCCCGTTCACTCAACCCCTGGCTGCGCTGGTTCCAGGACCTGCTGGCCTACGACTTCTACACCGAGAATTTCTATCGCCTCACCATCGTGAATGTGGTGGCCCGCGTGTCGCGTCTGGCCTTCTGGTTTGACCGCACCGTTGTTGACGGTGTGCTCAACGGTGTGGCCCGCCTGTCGTTGCAGAGCGCCGAAGGCCTGAAGCTCAGCGTCAGCGGCCAGAGCCAGTCGTATGTGCTCACGGTGCTGGTGGCCATTGTTCTCTTTCTCACCTCGGTGAGCTGGTTCCTCACCTGA
- a CDS encoding BMC domain-containing protein, translating into MATPSPTPRRRTTRSSAAANKTVDVNPVATPATPAASTAATPAPTPAPSTTRRSTTTTRRSAASGSAGGGSVAKPVSNTAPAASPVQGIALGMIETRGMVPAIEAADAMTKAAEVSLICREYVGGGYVTVMVRGETGAVNAAVRAGADACERVGDGLVAAHIIARPHQEVEPALIVSGATRRL; encoded by the coding sequence ATGGCCACCCCGTCCCCCACACCCCGTCGCCGCACCACCCGCAGCAGTGCTGCAGCGAACAAGACCGTTGATGTGAATCCCGTGGCCACCCCTGCAACGCCCGCTGCTTCGACCGCTGCGACTCCTGCACCCACCCCAGCACCCTCGACCACCCGACGCAGCACTACCACCACCCGCAGAAGCGCAGCGTCGGGCTCGGCAGGTGGCGGCAGCGTTGCCAAGCCTGTGAGCAACACCGCTCCCGCTGCAAGCCCTGTGCAGGGCATTGCCCTGGGCATGATCGAAACCCGTGGCATGGTCCCTGCCATCGAAGCGGCTGATGCCATGACCAAGGCGGCTGAAGTCAGCCTGATCTGCCGCGAGTACGTCGGTGGTGGCTACGTCACCGTGATGGTTCGTGGTGAAACTGGTGCTGTCAACGCTGCTGTTCGCGCGGGGGCAGATGCCTGTGAGCGTGTGGGTGACGGACTTGTCGCCGCTCACATCATTGCTCGCCCCCATCAGGAAGTGGAGCCCGCTCTGATCGTCAGCGGCGCCACACGCCGTCTCTGA
- a CDS encoding carboxysome peptide B, whose amino-acid sequence MEIMQVMGTLVCSFRVAGLDHMHLRILRNAKGKKLVAVDPVGAREGNWVFTASGSAARHACPDNKVLTDLTIGGIIDHWNPDG is encoded by the coding sequence ATGGAGATCATGCAGGTGATGGGCACCTTGGTATGCAGCTTCCGCGTGGCGGGGCTGGATCACATGCACCTGCGCATCCTTCGCAATGCCAAAGGCAAGAAGCTGGTGGCCGTCGATCCCGTGGGTGCCCGAGAGGGCAACTGGGTGTTCACCGCCAGCGGCTCGGCTGCCCGGCATGCCTGCCCGGACAACAAGGTCCTCACCGATCTGACCATCGGCGGGATCATCGATCACTGGAATCCTGACGGATAG
- a CDS encoding carboxysome peptide A, protein MLIVKVIKPLVSTNRIPDFEHKHLQVVQDGSAKKVAVDAVGAKPGDWVICVSSSAAREAAGSKSYPSDLTIVGIIDHWEPDPPKTPAPAPAPTPAPTANPAGGASV, encoded by the coding sequence ATGCTCATCGTCAAGGTCATCAAGCCGCTCGTCTCCACCAACCGCATTCCGGATTTCGAGCACAAGCATCTTCAGGTGGTGCAAGACGGAAGCGCCAAGAAGGTGGCTGTTGATGCGGTGGGTGCGAAACCCGGAGACTGGGTGATCTGCGTCAGCAGCTCCGCCGCCCGTGAAGCGGCTGGTAGTAAGTCGTATCCCAGTGACCTCACCATTGTGGGGATCATCGATCACTGGGAACCGGACCCACCGAAGACTCCAGCCCCTGCGCCGGCTCCCACCCCTGCACCCACAGCAAATCCTGCCGGAGGCGCGAGCGTCTGA
- a CDS encoding carboxysome shell carbonic anhydrase, translating into MVRSMPLRGGRPQAPTAPTRWQLQNTVFAAESQNQPSASEAVVSSTRDAALQRRRALTTDGKAATLVQGSVGGGRVRSARDQRQPGWVRRDKGATSGVPFNLSRSSLPITNRQHPLTDTAANARLRAYEQEVKGRFDRIVPLLQRVSALQHEPDFIEQAQRLTRAELGFDLPQHILERAWVRPLDMRALFAWCVFESHRLFSDRFFQDDPLDGAAGSVAARDFEQFLLDCGIHLLDVSPCADGRLAHTVAYALRIPFSAVRRRSHAGAMFDVENTVNRWVKTEHRRHREGMPNPSTEPTRYLKVVTYHFSSLDPQHQGCAAHGSNDELAAAAGHQRLLDFREAVENSFCCGASVDLLLIGLDTDTDAIRVHPPSRDSEMVLDQWLCARELHAATASMTADQAMAQIAEAIEAGASGPMEPGMVAFLTRLIANNCSQIDYVQDLHGAPYPDAGHAERFIGVGIGFKEVHLRNLTYFAHLDTVEEGAPDLDVGVKIFKGLNVSRDLPIPVVVRFDYSGRVPGARERAIADCQRVNQAIADRYGELVNQGLLHTCLTVRDRNQTAPAEVVGSTLAPPLQEAH; encoded by the coding sequence ATGGTTCGCTCCATGCCTCTCCGCGGCGGGCGACCTCAGGCCCCCACGGCACCAACCCGCTGGCAGCTTCAGAACACTGTTTTTGCAGCTGAATCTCAGAACCAGCCCAGCGCTTCTGAAGCGGTCGTCTCGTCGACCCGTGATGCTGCCCTGCAGCGGCGTCGTGCACTCACCACAGACGGTAAAGCAGCCACGTTGGTTCAGGGTTCCGTCGGTGGGGGTCGGGTCCGGTCCGCCCGCGATCAACGCCAACCGGGTTGGGTCCGTCGCGACAAGGGTGCAACCTCCGGGGTGCCGTTCAACCTGAGTCGCTCATCCCTGCCGATCACCAATCGGCAGCACCCCCTCACCGATACCGCTGCCAATGCACGGCTGCGCGCCTACGAGCAAGAGGTGAAGGGGCGATTCGATCGCATTGTTCCCCTGCTGCAACGGGTTTCAGCGCTCCAGCACGAGCCTGATTTCATTGAGCAGGCGCAGCGACTTACACGCGCTGAGTTGGGATTCGACCTCCCCCAGCACATCCTCGAGAGGGCCTGGGTGCGCCCCCTCGACATGCGGGCGCTGTTCGCCTGGTGCGTGTTTGAAAGCCATCGGTTGTTCAGTGATCGTTTTTTCCAGGACGACCCGCTTGATGGGGCCGCGGGCAGTGTCGCCGCCAGGGATTTCGAGCAATTTCTGCTCGATTGCGGCATCCATCTGCTCGATGTGAGTCCTTGCGCCGATGGCCGCCTGGCCCACACCGTGGCCTACGCCTTGCGCATTCCCTTCAGTGCGGTGCGCCGCCGTTCCCACGCAGGCGCGATGTTCGATGTGGAAAACACCGTCAACCGCTGGGTGAAGACTGAGCACCGGCGCCACCGCGAGGGAATGCCGAATCCCTCCACGGAGCCGACCCGGTACCTGAAGGTGGTGACATACCACTTCAGTTCCCTCGACCCTCAGCACCAGGGCTGCGCTGCCCATGGCAGCAACGATGAACTTGCAGCAGCCGCTGGCCACCAGCGGCTGCTCGATTTCCGTGAAGCGGTGGAAAACAGTTTCTGCTGCGGAGCGTCCGTGGATCTGTTGTTGATCGGCCTTGACACCGACACCGACGCGATTCGGGTCCATCCCCCGTCTCGGGACAGCGAGATGGTGCTCGATCAGTGGCTTTGTGCCCGTGAACTCCATGCCGCGACGGCGTCGATGACGGCGGATCAAGCCATGGCGCAGATCGCCGAGGCGATCGAGGCCGGAGCATCGGGCCCCATGGAGCCCGGCATGGTGGCATTTCTGACCCGCTTGATCGCCAACAACTGCTCTCAGATTGATTACGTGCAGGATTTGCACGGAGCTCCGTATCCCGATGCAGGCCACGCTGAGCGTTTCATCGGTGTCGGAATCGGCTTCAAGGAGGTTCACCTTCGCAATCTCACCTATTTCGCCCATTTGGACACCGTTGAAGAGGGTGCTCCTGATCTCGATGTCGGGGTCAAGATCTTCAAGGGTCTGAATGTGTCCCGCGATCTGCCGATCCCGGTGGTCGTTCGCTTCGACTATTCAGGCCGTGTTCCCGGTGCCCGGGAGCGGGCGATTGCCGATTGTCAGCGGGTGAATCAGGCCATCGCAGATCGCTACGGCGAGCTTGTGAACCAGGGCCTGCTCCACACTTGCCTCACCGTTCGGGATCGCAACCAGACGGCCCCGGCCGAGGTGGTCGGTTCCACCCTCGCCCCCCCGCTTCAGGAGGCTCACTGA